In Vitis riparia cultivar Riparia Gloire de Montpellier isolate 1030 chromosome 19, EGFV_Vit.rip_1.0, whole genome shotgun sequence, the following proteins share a genomic window:
- the LOC117908483 gene encoding DNA polymerase zeta processivity subunit isoform X1, with protein sequence MVMDRRENQSPQDETARILVEFLEVAITSIVFLKGIYPSGAFERRRYMNAVVQRARHPQLRDYIHSAVSGLLPFIQKGLVERVAVIFFNVDNIPIERFIFKLAVNQSYDSKVEEAALEFSLRSFLIKLPVSETLTKALPRDCRWEITAYFHSLPDASRSKDAEVWIPTDTKQWQTPPVISPIKSMTTEPLCLQLYLEHPSSSEPDS encoded by the exons ATGGTGATGGACAGAAGGGAGAATCAATCTCCGCAAGATGAGACTGCTCGCATTcttgtggaatttttagagGTCGCCATTACTTCAATCGTTTTTCTCAAAGGAATTTATCCTTctg GCGCATTTGAGAGAAGGAGATATATGAATGCGGTGGTTCAGAGGGCTCGCCATCCTCAGCTCAGAGACTACATCCACTCTGCTGTCTCTGGACTTCTTCCTTTTATCCAAAAG GGATTGGTGGAGAGAGTAGCAGTTATTTTCTTCAATGTTGACAACATTCCCATAGAGAGATTCATATTCAAGCTTGCAGTGAACCAATCGTATGACTCAAAAGTAGAAGAAGCTGCCCTGGAGTTCTCTCTCAGGTCGTTCTTGATCAAGCTTCCTGTATCAGAAACCCTCACTAAGGCTCTCCCCAGGG ATTGCAGATGGGAGATAACAGCATACTTCCATTCTCTTCCTGATGCAAGTAGGAGCAAAGATGCAGAGGTATGGATCCCAACAGACACTAAGCAGTGGCAGACGCCTCCAGTAATATCTCCTATCAAATCAATGACTACTGAACCTCTTTGTCTGCAGTTATATTTGGAACATCCAAGTTCATCTGAACCCGACTCTTGA
- the LOC117908562 gene encoding elongation factor 2: MVKFTVEELRRIMDYKHNIRNMSVIAHVDHGKSTLTDSLVAAAGIIAQEVAGDVRMTDTRQDEAERGITIKSTGISLYYEMSDESLKNYRGERQGNEYLINLIDSPGHVDFSSEVTAALRITDGALVVVDCVEGVCVQTETVLRQALGERIRPVLTVNKMDRCFLELQVDGEEAYQTFSRVIENANVIMATYEDPLLGDVQVYPEKGTVAFSAGLHGWAFTLTNFAKMYASKFGVDESKMMERLWGENFFDPSTRKWTTKNTGAPNCKRGFVQFCYEPIKQIINTCMNDQKDKLWPMLQKLGVTMKSDEKDLMGKALMKRVMQTWLPASTALLEMMIFHLPSPSTAQKYRVENLYEGPLDDIYATAIRNCDPEGPLMLYVSKMIPASDKGRFFAFGRVFSGKVSTGLKVRIMGPNYVPGEKKDLYVKSVQRTVIWMGKRQETVEDVPCGNTVAMVGLDQFITKNATLTNEKESDAHPIRAMKFSVSPVVRVAVQCKVASDLPKLVEGLKRLAKSDPMVVCSIEESGEHIIAGAGELHLEICLKDLQDDFMGGAEIVKSDPVVSFRETVLEKSCRTVMSKSPNKHNRLYMEARPLEEGLAEAIDDGRVGPRDDPKARSKILSEEFGWDKDLAKKIWCFGPETTGPNMVVDMCKGVQYLNEIKDSVVAGFQWASKEGALAEENMRGICFEVCDVVLHADAIHRGGGQVIPTARRVIYASQLTAKPRLLEPVYLVEIQAPEQALGGIYSVLNQKRGHVFEEMQRPGTPLYNIKAYLPVVESFGFSGTLRAATSGQAFPQCVFDHWDVMSADPLEAGSTAAQLVADIRKRKGLKEQMTPLSEFEDKL, from the exons ATG GTCAAGTTTACAGTTGAGGAGCTTCGTAGGATTATGGACTACAAGCATAACATTCGTAATATGTCAGTTATTGCTCATGTTGATCATG GAAAGTCAACCCTCACAGATTCTTTAGTGGCTGCTGCTGGTATTATTGCTCAAGAAGTTGCTGGTGATGTTCGGATGACAGATACCCGCCAGGATGAAGCTGAGCGTGGTATCACAATTAAGTCTACTGGTATCTCTCTCTACTATGAGATGAGTGATGAGTCTCTCAAGAACTACAGGGGAGAGAGGCAAGGGAACGAATACCTTATCAATCTTATTGATTCCCCTGGGCACGTGGACTTCTCATCTGAGGTTACTGCTGCTCTTCGTATTACTGATGGTGCACTTGTGGTTGTGGATTGTGTTGAGGGTGTTTGTGTCCAGACCGAAACTGTTCTGCGGCAGGCCCTGGGTGAAAGGATCCGTCCTGTCTTAACTGTCAATAAGATGGACAGGTGCTTCCTTGAGCTTCAGGTTGATGGAGAGGAGGCTTACCAGACATTCTCAAGGGTTATTGAGAATGCAAATGTTATCATGGCTACTTATGAAGATCCACTTCTTGGTGATGTTCAAGTTTACCCTGAAAAGGGAACAGTTGCGTTCTCTGCTGGTTTGCATGGTTGGGCATTTACTCTAACCAACTTTGCCAAAATGTATGCTTCCAAATTTGGAGTTGATGAGTCTAAGATGATGGAAAGGCTTTGGGGTGAGAATTTCTTTGACCCTAGTACCAGAAAATGGACCACCAAGAACACTGGTGCTCCCAACTGCAAGCGTGGTTTTGTTCAGTTCTGTTATGAACCCATCAAGCAGATCATCAACACTTGTATGAACGATCAGAAGGATAAACTGTGGCCTATGTTGCAGAAGCTTGGTGTGACCATGAAGTCTGACGAGAAGGATTTGATGGGAAAGGCACTGATGAAGCGTGTGATGCAGACATGGCTCCCAGCAAGTACTGCCCTCCTagaaatgatgattttccacCTTCCCTCACCTTCCACGGCTCAAAAATACCGTGTAGAGAACTTGTATGAGGGACCCTTGGATGATATCTATGCCACTGCTATTAGAAACTGTGATCCTGAAGGCCCTCTCATGCTCTATGTCTCAAAGATGATTCCTGCTTCTGACAAAGGCAGATTCTTTGCTTTTGGACGTGTTTTCTCTGGCAAGGTTTCAACTGGTTTGAAGGTAAGAATCATGGGTCCAAACTATGTCCCTGGTGAGAAGAAGGATCTGTATGTCAAGAGTGTGCAGAGAACTGTTATTTGGATGGGAAAGAGGCAGGAAACTGTTGAGGATGTGCCCTGTGGAAACACTGTAGCTATGGTTGGTTTGGATCAGTTCATCACTAAGAATGCTACATTGACCAATGAGAAGGAGTCTGATGCCCATCCAATCAGAGCAATGAAGTTCTCTGTCTCACCTGTTGTTCGTGTTGCAGTGCAGTGCAAAGTTGCATCTGACCTTCCTAAACTTGTTGAAGGTTTGAAGCGTTTGGCAAAGTCAGATCCTATGGTGGTCTGTAGTATTGAGGAATCTGGGGAGCACATCATTGCTGGTGCTGGTGAACTCCACCTGGAGATCTGTTTGAAGGATCTGCAGGATGATTTCATGGGTGGTGCTGAGATTGTTAAGTCTGACCCTGTTGTGTCCTTCCGTGAGACTGTTCTTGAGAAGTCTTGCAGAACTGTGATGAGCAAGTCCCCTAACAAGCACAACCGTCTCTACATGGAGGCCCGACCTTTGGAGGAAGGTCTTGCAGAGGCCATTGACGATGGTCGTGTTGGTCCAAGGGATGATCCCAAAGCTCGTTCCAAGATCTTGTCTGAGGAGTTTGGTTGGGACAAGGATCTTGCAAAGAAAATCTGGTGTTTTGGACCTGAGACCACTGGCCCTAACATGGTGGTTGATATGTGTAAGGGAGTTCAGTATCTTAATGAAATTAAGGATTCTGTTGTTGCTGGGTTCCAGTGGGCATCAAAGGAAGGTGCATTGGCTGAAGAAAACATGAGGGGTATTTGCTTTGAAGTCTGTGATGTGGTCCTCCATGCTGATGCAATTCACAGAGGTGGTGGTCAAGTCATTCCCACTGCTAGGAGGGTCATCTATGCTTCCCAGCTGACAGCTAAACCCCGACTCCTTGAGCCAGTCTACTTGGTGGAGATCCAAGCCCCAGAGCAGGCACTTGGTGGAATCTATAGTGTTCTGAATCAAAAGCGTGGGCATGTATTCGAGGAAATGCAGAGGCCGGGTACCCCACTCTACAACATCAAGGCATACCTCCCTGTCGTCGAATCCTTTGGATTTTCTGGCACTTTGAGAGCTGCAACCTCAGGACAGGCGTTCCCACAGTGTGTGTTTGATCACTGGGACGTAATGTCAGCTGACCCGCTTGAAGCTGGTTCAACTGCTGCCCAACTTGTAGCAGATATCCGAAAAAGGAAGGGCTTGAAGGAGCAGATGACCCCGCTATCTGAGTTCGAGGACAAGCTATAA
- the LOC117908453 gene encoding probable BOI-related E3 ubiquitin-protein ligase 3 yields MAVEARHINLFPSQFIPNKRQVMGSLDGNGVVYGSQVGQRGLVSENLMVPFYSSAFVDPAPAKADSGLTYNLPVARKRARDESVMMSFPGNFSFLGQDISLQIQQQQLEIDRFISQHMERVRLEIEERRKRHSRRIIEAVEEALMKRLKAKEEEIENIGKLNWALEERVKSLCEENQIWRDLAQTNEANANALRNNLEQVLSQVKTEQRQSRISPCPEYIEMEWAEEAESCCGSTSGGDGDCDRENEEKESREMDDRNMRWCRNCRKEEASVLLLPCRHLCLCTICGSTLHTCPICKSNKNASVHVNLS; encoded by the exons ATGGCTGTTGAAGCTCGCCATATCAATCTCTTTCCTTCTCAATTCATACCAAACAAAAG ACAAGTGATGGGCTCTCTGGATGGAAACGGTGTCGTTTACGGAAGCCAGGTTGGGCAGAGAGGTCTGGTTTCCGAGAATTTGATGGTTCCTTTTTACAGTTCAGCCTTCGTCGATCCGGCTCCGGCCAAGGCAGACAGTGGCCTCACGTATAATCTTCCGGTTGCGAGGAAGCGGGCGAGGGACGAGTCCGTGATGATGTCCTTCCCCGGAAACTTCTCCTTTCTCGGCCAGGACATTTCTCTGCAGATCCAACAGCAGCAGTTGGAGATTGACCGATTCATTTCTCAACAT ATGGAGAGGGTGAGGTTGGAGATAGAAGAGCGGAGAAAAAGACATTCGAGGCGAATAATAGAGGCGGTGGAGGAGGCTCTGATGAAGAGACTGAAGGCCAAAGAGGAGGAAATCGAGAACATCGGGAAATTGAATTGGGCACTGGAGGAGAGGGTGAAATCGCTGTGCGAGGAGAACCAGATATGGCGAGACTTGGCGCAGACCAACGAAGCCAACGCCAATGCTCTGAGGAACAATCTGGAGCAAGTTCTGAGCCAGGTGAAGACGGAGCAGCGGCAGAGCCGGATCAGCCCCTGCCCAGAGTACATAGAAATGGAGTGGGCGGAGGAGGCAGAGTCGTGCTGCGGGAGCACAAGTGGCGGCGACGGTGATTGCGACAGAGAAAACGAAGAGAAAGAGAGTAGAGAAATGGATGACAGGAACATGAGATGGTGCAGAAACTGCAGGAAGGAGGAGGCGTCGGTGTTACTGCTGCCGTGCAGGCACCTCTGTCTGTGTACAATCTGTGGCTCCACCCTCCACACTTGCCCCATCTGTAAATCTAACAAGAATGCCAGTGTGCATGTTAACCTCTCTTAG
- the LOC117908483 gene encoding DNA polymerase zeta processivity subunit isoform X2 codes for MVMDRRENQSPQDETARILVEFLEVAITSIVFLKGIYPSGAFERRRYMNAVVQRARHPQLRDYIHSAVSGLLPFIQKGLVERVAVIFFNVDNIPIERFIFKLAVNQSYDSKVEEAALEFSLRSFLIKLPVSETLTKALPRDCRWEITAYFHSLPDASRSKDAELYLEHPSSSEPDS; via the exons ATGGTGATGGACAGAAGGGAGAATCAATCTCCGCAAGATGAGACTGCTCGCATTcttgtggaatttttagagGTCGCCATTACTTCAATCGTTTTTCTCAAAGGAATTTATCCTTctg GCGCATTTGAGAGAAGGAGATATATGAATGCGGTGGTTCAGAGGGCTCGCCATCCTCAGCTCAGAGACTACATCCACTCTGCTGTCTCTGGACTTCTTCCTTTTATCCAAAAG GGATTGGTGGAGAGAGTAGCAGTTATTTTCTTCAATGTTGACAACATTCCCATAGAGAGATTCATATTCAAGCTTGCAGTGAACCAATCGTATGACTCAAAAGTAGAAGAAGCTGCCCTGGAGTTCTCTCTCAGGTCGTTCTTGATCAAGCTTCCTGTATCAGAAACCCTCACTAAGGCTCTCCCCAGGG ATTGCAGATGGGAGATAACAGCATACTTCCATTCTCTTCCTGATGCAAGTAGGAGCAAAGATGCAGAG TTATATTTGGAACATCCAAGTTCATCTGAACCCGACTCTTGA